The Drosophila innubila isolate TH190305 chromosome 2R unlocalized genomic scaffold, UK_Dinn_1.0 1_C_2R, whole genome shotgun sequence DNA window ACTTGCTGAGCAGATTTGTGAGACTCTCGAACATATCCGTGCAATACAGATCGCAATCGTAATTGATGTACAGCTCAGTGACAAATCCCGGAATACGCCAAAGCTGTAAAAGATTATCTAGCGCCAATTCCCTCATCTCATAGGGAGTCTTCGGATTATCGCTGGCTATGATCTCGCTCAACTTCTTAAGATATCCCTCCAGCTGGAACTTTAGATGTCCACGCAGCGATTCAAAGAGCAAAAAGCAAAGCTGCAAATCGGCGGCAAATATGCTCAGACGCTCCGAGGTCAGTAGCTGTTTAATGACAGAAAGTGGgtattaataattgaaatgaataatttaatctGAATCATATCTAACTCACCGATATCAAGTTCCTACAAAGATCATCCTTTACCAGCTCCAGAAGCGTCTCATATTTTCCAATGTTGTCGGCAGCCACCTCGAAAGCAACCGTAAGAAGACTCAGACCAGTGTGTATCATACTGTCAGAGTTTTGTTTGTCCAGCGGATTACACAGTATGATTAGAAATCGAAACAGTTCCTTTATAAACGGTAGCCCATAAGGCGTCAATGTGGCTGACAAAGCAGCTGAATCTTCTGCCGATGTTTGTTGTGTAAAGCGAACTCCTACAGAGTTAATATATTCACTGCTGTTGGCCTCCGTTAACGTTGAGACAATGCCTGATCTAGAGTCATCTTCGACATCAGCGGTTGTCTCCGTTTCTGTCGATATTTCAACTTGAATAACTGGCACATCAAGTGAGGGATCGACAATTGGTTCGTTACCCGCcgtatttgttgctgttgttgttgtcggcgtTTGTGTGATCTTGCCCTGCATATCCAATATGTTGCCAGCTGGTGAAGCCGGTGTCGTTGCCAGTATGGGTGCCTTTAAATGCGCCGGCGCAGCCAGTGTGCTTTGAGGTGTCTGTGGTGGCTCCTCCTTGGGTTGCACAGCCGGAACAGAAGCTGGCTGTAGCTTGCGTTTATGTTTTTCAGGCGGTGCACCAGCCGCTTCGGAAATGGTAAAACGTTTTTGCATCACAGTGTCACTGTGATCCTCCGTAAACTGTGGCAGTCGCATGAAAAACAGCAGAACCATATCTTTCAAGGATTGCTCTGCGGAGCGACGTAGTAACTCGCTTAGACGCGGCTCAAAACAGATCTTAAAACAGCTAAGCATGACCTCGCACATAGATTCATTGCTGACGGCGGCACCTTCTGGACTACGGATCAGTGTGTGCAGAACTTCGATGACACGCATGAAGGTCACACTATCCGAGGATTGATCGGTGCCCATGAAGCGAGCATGCGTGACAGCATCCGCAATCAGCTCCACAATCACGGCCAGATTTGGAGTTGTGGGATCtgtaattttcaaatgtttgaaAAATCAATCCCACTTCTAGGTAATTTCTTTTACTTACCTATGAGGCCGTATGACAAGAATTTATTGACTGAGGCGAGGGCAAGACTAGTTAATGGTCCTGTGGTATCCGCTGTGCGTATCACCTCCAAGAAGGGTGCCAGGAACACATTTGGCTCAATCAGACGTAGATCTTCGATACGGTTAAGCACTTGCTTCAGATCGATAAACAGCTTCAACAAAGCGTCTTTCTCATCATCCTGCAATTTATTGTGGGTTGGTATTGTAAATGTCGAATGCTGCAGCAAATGCTGCTGATGTACACTTACCACGTAGGCTGTTGTATTCCAACGCGTTCCACGTCGCATGGCCGTCATTAAGGTGGCCATTTCGCCGCGCACCACATAAATACCGTTGCCTGGCAGTGACATTGTGTCCAGACTTAGTGCTTCCTCGCTCTTTAATTGCACCTAATTGGCTTCCACCTTTCAGAATTTGGCACGCAACAAACAATTGTTGAAGTccccgctgctgttgttgttgttgttgttgctgctgcttctactGTTCTCTTCtctcacatatgtatgttttttctGCCTCTTGGACACAgcgctcgcacacacacacacacaatcgcacactcgcacacatacacgcactaAAGGTGTATGAAATGGTGcgattaattaaacattttattaatccGAAATTTGTCAATAATTTGTTTCCGACTACGTTTTTGGTGACGTTTACGACGTGTATGTTCTGATTTCAGTCAATTGAGGAGCAACCCTGATAGTTTTGTTGACGTTATAACGTAGATATATCGATAGTTTcgctattttattattaaattgcgAGATGATGAGCAGCACAgaactgttttctttttgaaatcaatatatatttaacgaAAACGAAATACGCCTGTCCTGGTTTGTAGTAGATATCGTGATAATTATTAGCCCAAAGCAAGTTGTATACAAAATCGGCCACGCAGCTGATTTTGCTCTCATCCCCAGTGTGACCatctttagttttattatcgATTACTTTATCAATTGATAATAACATGAAACAGCTGATTTGTTATCTATACCAGAATACGATTCAAacacaaatgttttttttttcaaaatatttaaattaagaaccTATATTAGCTTGTCAACTGTATAAGATATGAAATATGGGCTTATTCCTACTTTAAAATATGgttacaataacaactataATACATAATGGCGAAAGTGAACAGaattatttatgtgttttcACTAGGattcttaattaaattctcGGTCTTTTGACGAGCAAACGCTGGACATCGTCGTTGGTGCATTTTGAGATTGCATTTCTGGGTAAAGGCTTTCGAGCAGTGAATACATTTGTGTGGACGATCGCCTTTGTGTCCGCGGATGTGCGTCTGAAGAATGTGATTTAATCCAAACGCTTTTGGGCAATAGGGACACTGAAATGGTCGCTCGCCGCGATGCCTCCGAATATGCGCCGTGAGGTAGGGATTTTGGGTAAATGCTTTTGGACAATGAGGACACTGAAATGGACGTTCGCCAGTGTGAACGCGTATATGCTCCGCCAGCAGATGATTTAACGGAAACGCCTTTGTGCAGTGGGGACACTTAAAGGGTTGCCCTGTGTGCGTACAAACGTGTCGCTTGAGATGATGACTCTGGGCGAAGTCTTTTGGACAGTGGGGGCATTTGTGCGGACGCTGTCCCATGTGTCCAGAGATGTGTCGCTTCAGATGCTGGTTTTGGGCGAAGGACTTCGGACAATGCGGGCATTTGTATGGACGATCAACCGTAATTGGAGAACCTATGGCTACATTCTCGTCCGTAAAGTAACTGCGGGACatataaatagattaaataaatatgcttatGCATGAGTTAATTCACATATTTCATACTCTAGCTCCTTTTGCTGGGCCTCCACATTCTCTATCGCCTCAGTGCCCATCACGTGCTCTATTTTTACTGGTCCTAAATCTACGTCGCCAAATTCTACTCTGCTCTCTGATCGAAAGTTCGTATGAGCCAGCTCATCCTGATATACATTTGTGTCGCAAGGGACATCTACGTTGTCTGGGTGATCCCTTATAGCTCTGTTCGCTAGACCTTCGTCTGAGTTTTTAGtaagtttcatttcattagTGGCCACATCCGTCTGACTTCTTTGGTGCTTATTGAGCAGCTGGCAAAAGAAGCGGTGACTGTGCTCGCACATTCGTTTGAATTTAAACGCGTGTTGTGCTGCTATAACACAGCGTAAACAAATCTTATTTGGCAGCGAATCCTCAAGTCTGACTTCACAGTTGGAGCACTCGTTAAGCATGTCATCAAGCCTAGTGTTGCCTATGTCCATATCATCTTCTACGACGACAAGCCCAGGCTTCCAGTCGAATATATTCACCAATTTAACAGAATATTCACTTTCTCTGGTCATACAGACTCGGCACACATTCATGTCTTCCATTAGTGACTCCAAAACAAATGCGCTGAAGCCCAAGTCTAGTGTTATTCCCCTTCAACGGACTGTGGATTC harbors:
- the LOC117784008 gene encoding zinc finger protein 28 homolog: MEDMNVCRVCMTRESEYSVKLVNIFDWKPGLVVVEDDMDIGNTRLDDMLNECSNCEVRLEDSLPNKICLRCVIAAQHAFKFKRMCEHSHRFFCQLLNKHQRSQTDVATNEMKLTKNSDEGLANRAIRDHPDNVDVPCDTNVYQDELAHTNFRSESRVEFGDVDLGPVKIEHVMGTEAIENVEAQQKELDYFTDENVAIGSPITVDRPYKCPHCPKSFAQNQHLKRHISGHMGQRPHKCPHCPKDFAQSHHLKRHVCTHTGQPFKCPHCTKAFPLNHLLAEHIRVHTGERPFQCPHCPKAFTQNPYLTAHIRRHRGERPFQCPYCPKAFGLNHILQTHIRGHKGDRPHKCIHCSKAFTQKCNLKMHQRRCPAFARQKTENLIKNPSENT